Proteins found in one Crassostrea angulata isolate pt1a10 chromosome 3, ASM2561291v2, whole genome shotgun sequence genomic segment:
- the LOC128175774 gene encoding semaphorin-5B-like isoform X2 codes for MSLSARQYTTALFCVVHINMISLRFALYILVCTFPSVSFAGTAEKRLLLSVVYNEWSLWNWCSAPCGITGVRYRTRGCHSTLFGLVNFNAKCDTGGEETENCVGACPHTTTAATLYPGTWSSWGQFSLCDKTCGGGIQIRHRTCVSGPCIGDSLESASCNDHPCAATMTQLTTTKATTNTKAMTRWATITSTIKATAAWKEFIMSRSIKNVT; via the exons ATGTCTTTATCAGCCAGACAATATACTACCGCATTGTTCTGCGTCGTTCATATAAACATGATTAGTTTGAGATTTGCACTTTACATTTTAGTTTGCACATTTCCTTCAGTGAGCTTCGCCG GTACTGCAGAAAAGAGACTTCTTT TATCGGTAGTATATAACGAGTGGTCTCTTTGGAACTGGTGCTCAGCGCCCTGTGGAATCACTGGCGTTCGATACAGAACACGCGGATGTCATAGTACTTTATTCGGACTTGTAAATTTTAACGCCAAGTGTGATACTGGGGGTGAAGAGACGGAGAACTGTGTTGGTGCTTGTCCACATACTACAACTGCAGCGACATTATATCCAG GTACATGGAGCTCATGGGGGCAATTTTCTCTCTGTGACAAGACCTGTGGGGGCGGTATACAGATCAGACATAGGACCTGTGTCTCTGGTCCCTGTATAGGAGACTCTCTAGAGTCAGCCTCTTGTAACGATCACCCGTGTGCGG CAACCATGACACAATTAACAACAACCAAAGCAACAACCAACACGAAGGCAATGACTCGATGGGCAACAATCACCTCGACGATCAAAGCAACAGCCGCTTGGAAAGAATTCATAATGTCAAGGTCTATTAAAAATGTTACTTGA
- the LOC128175774 gene encoding A disintegrin and metalloproteinase with thrombospondin motifs adt-2-like isoform X1 yields the protein MSLSARQYTTALFCVVHINMISLRFALYILVCTFPSVSFAGTAEKRLLLSVVYNEWSLWNWCSAPCGITGVRYRTRGCHSTLFGLVNFNAKCDTGGEETENCVGACPHTTTAATLYPGTWSQWTQFSTCDKTCGGGMHIRHRSCTSDTCVGDSIETASCSDHQCPGTWSSWGQFSLCDKTCGGGIQIRHRTCVSGPCIGDSLESASCNDHPCAATMTQLTTTKATTNTKAMTRWATITSTIKATAAWKEFIMSRSIKNVT from the exons ATGTCTTTATCAGCCAGACAATATACTACCGCATTGTTCTGCGTCGTTCATATAAACATGATTAGTTTGAGATTTGCACTTTACATTTTAGTTTGCACATTTCCTTCAGTGAGCTTCGCCG GTACTGCAGAAAAGAGACTTCTTT TATCGGTAGTATATAACGAGTGGTCTCTTTGGAACTGGTGCTCAGCGCCCTGTGGAATCACTGGCGTTCGATACAGAACACGCGGATGTCATAGTACTTTATTCGGACTTGTAAATTTTAACGCCAAGTGTGATACTGGGGGTGAAGAGACGGAGAACTGTGTTGGTGCTTGTCCACATACTACAACTGCAGCGACATTATATCCAG GCACATGGAGCCAATGGACTCAATTCAGCACATGTGATAAAACTTGTGGGGGAGGGATGCACATAAGACACAGGAGTTGTACTTCGGATACTTGTGTAGGAGACTCAATAGAGACTGCCTCGTGTAGTGACCACCAATGCCCAG GTACATGGAGCTCATGGGGGCAATTTTCTCTCTGTGACAAGACCTGTGGGGGCGGTATACAGATCAGACATAGGACCTGTGTCTCTGGTCCCTGTATAGGAGACTCTCTAGAGTCAGCCTCTTGTAACGATCACCCGTGTGCGG CAACCATGACACAATTAACAACAACCAAAGCAACAACCAACACGAAGGCAATGACTCGATGGGCAACAATCACCTCGACGATCAAAGCAACAGCCGCTTGGAAAGAATTCATAATGTCAAGGTCTATTAAAAATGTTACTTGA
- the LOC128175777 gene encoding ras-related protein Rab-1A-like isoform X3 has protein sequence MEPRYDYLFKLLLIGDPGVGKTSLLLQFGWNTAGQERFRTITSSYYRGARGLFVVYDVTNQLSFNNLNEWFDEIDKHVSKDVIKVLIGNKMDMETDKVVDYTAAEEYAKQLEVPFLETSAKDGTNVEQALMTMATEIKNRMGPAPSDSPDSKPSVKINASNPVKQSRGCH, from the exons ATGGAGCCAAGATA TGACTACCTATTCAAACTGTTACTTATTGGTGACCCTGGAGTTGGAAAGACCTCGCTTCTTCTGCAATTTGGA TGGAACACTGCCGGTCAGGAAAGATTCCGAACTATTACATCTAGTTACTACAGAGGTGCCCGCGGCCTGTTTGttgtttatgacgtcacaaaccaG tTATCTTTCAACAATTTGAATGAATGGTTTGATGAAATTGATAAACATGTCAGTAAAGATGTCATAAAGGTACTTATTGGCAACAAAATGGATATGGAGACAGACAAAGTTGTAGATTATACCGCAGCAGAG GAATATGCTAAACAGTTAGAAGTCCCATTTTTGGAGACCAGTGCCAAGGACGGTACTAATGTAGAACAAGCTTTGATGACGATGGCCACAGAAATCAAGAACAGAATGGGACCAGCTCCCTCAGACTCACCCGATAGCAAGCCGAGTGTTAAAATTAACGCTAGCAACCCTGTCAAGCAATCAAGGGGTTGTCATTGA
- the LOC128175777 gene encoding ras-related protein Rab-1A-like isoform X2, which produces MEPRYDYLFKLLLIGDPGVGKTSLLLQFGDGTYSENHIGIDFKLRTIKQDDKIIKLQIWNTAGQERFRTITSSYYRGARGLFVVYDVTNQLSFNNLNEWFDEIDKHVSKDVIKVLIGNKMDMETDKVVDYTAAEEYAKQLEVPFLETSAKDGTNVEQALMTMATEIKNRMGPAPSDSPDSKPSVKINASNPVKQSRGCH; this is translated from the exons ATGGAGCCAAGATA TGACTACCTATTCAAACTGTTACTTATTGGTGACCCTGGAGTTGGAAAGACCTCGCTTCTTCTGCAATTTGGA GATGGCACATACTCAGAGAATCATATAGGAATAGATTTT AAACTACGAACAATTAAACAAGACGACAAAATTATAAAGTTGCAAATA TGGAACACTGCCGGTCAGGAAAGATTCCGAACTATTACATCTAGTTACTACAGAGGTGCCCGCGGCCTGTTTGttgtttatgacgtcacaaaccaG tTATCTTTCAACAATTTGAATGAATGGTTTGATGAAATTGATAAACATGTCAGTAAAGATGTCATAAAGGTACTTATTGGCAACAAAATGGATATGGAGACAGACAAAGTTGTAGATTATACCGCAGCAGAG GAATATGCTAAACAGTTAGAAGTCCCATTTTTGGAGACCAGTGCCAAGGACGGTACTAATGTAGAACAAGCTTTGATGACGATGGCCACAGAAATCAAGAACAGAATGGGACCAGCTCCCTCAGACTCACCCGATAGCAAGCCGAGTGTTAAAATTAACGCTAGCAACCCTGTCAAGCAATCAAGGGGTTGTCATTGA
- the LOC128175777 gene encoding ras-related protein Rab-1A-like isoform X1, whose product MPSFILCSDYLFKLLLIGDPGVGKTSLLLQFGDGTYSENHIGIDFKLRTIKQDDKIIKLQIWNTAGQERFRTITSSYYRGARGLFVVYDVTNQLSFNNLNEWFDEIDKHVSKDVIKVLIGNKMDMETDKVVDYTAAEEYAKQLEVPFLETSAKDGTNVEQALMTMATEIKNRMGPAPSDSPDSKPSVKINASNPVKQSRGCH is encoded by the exons ATGCCCTCATTCATACTTTGCAGTGACTACCTATTCAAACTGTTACTTATTGGTGACCCTGGAGTTGGAAAGACCTCGCTTCTTCTGCAATTTGGA GATGGCACATACTCAGAGAATCATATAGGAATAGATTTT AAACTACGAACAATTAAACAAGACGACAAAATTATAAAGTTGCAAATA TGGAACACTGCCGGTCAGGAAAGATTCCGAACTATTACATCTAGTTACTACAGAGGTGCCCGCGGCCTGTTTGttgtttatgacgtcacaaaccaG tTATCTTTCAACAATTTGAATGAATGGTTTGATGAAATTGATAAACATGTCAGTAAAGATGTCATAAAGGTACTTATTGGCAACAAAATGGATATGGAGACAGACAAAGTTGTAGATTATACCGCAGCAGAG GAATATGCTAAACAGTTAGAAGTCCCATTTTTGGAGACCAGTGCCAAGGACGGTACTAATGTAGAACAAGCTTTGATGACGATGGCCACAGAAATCAAGAACAGAATGGGACCAGCTCCCTCAGACTCACCCGATAGCAAGCCGAGTGTTAAAATTAACGCTAGCAACCCTGTCAAGCAATCAAGGGGTTGTCATTGA